The DNA window accatgagccggatggctgagttattttcgggttacggcaaagccattactgattatggctgagtataaatacatatatgattaatgaatgaatgtgttaaatggataataatggaaaatgttgaaatgtgatgtgtaaccccgggtagtaggcaatggcgttgtccacttgctccgggtatgagacggaaaaggatgtttatgataaatgagttaattatggagttttgaatgattGTAActctgatacctgggtagtagtaagggttggggttcgtcccacttgctccaggttaatgtttgagatttgataacaatgaggattgataatatgaattgagattgattgaatatatgcttgagatacctgggcagtagcaagggttgtggttcgtcccgcttgctccgggttaatgcttaagatacctgggcagtagcaagggttatggttcgtcccacttgctccaggtcagagattgtgacacttgggtagtagcggcagtagtggtgaatccactcgctccaggttgagcttttaaacacccgcctgggtagtagccacagtagtggttgttccactggctctgggttgagcgggtagcagcaagggggttgtaggtcaaacctacttgctccgcaaggggtgtttctgtccaatggttagctaccaggacatgtcgggttgactatataaccgacaaatgatatcatcagccatagggcaggcatacatcatttgcatatgtttgaattgtttgggtttgcctatttgttttggatttctatatcATATATGTTATGTTACCTGATTTcatgctacttgttctacttgtaccttatttgtgtattacttgtctgtattgcttgtgtttgtacaactgagaggtcccTTATGTTGGTGTCAGTGGATGTTGGGGGTTGTTTTTGATGAGATGAATTAATATTGCGAttacatgatgatgatgatttttgaatgagataatttgagccccctgggtagacgcagtgatgtgatttcactagctccatgcgagggtatgatgtattgatatagagttgctgaggcagaacaactagtgatggttttgcttatgattctgagtctgattcgtaGAAGAATCAGcaagttgggaaacatgtgtaacatgaactagatttagtatccccttacgacagatgcctatttatggattagtgagaatctaggctggatacttggtgaaaaggagtttaggatgcttagtgagtttttattgcagtgcattgtatttatttgacacttttaccgtactgggaacccatgggcccggggatCTCATtctgtatatatctcttgtttttcagatacaggttcaggtgctcagaagtgagctacggttcgtctgagagacggcgaagatatttattttctctactttgtgttttgcttagaatctctccacctttgttttgaaaagattatattatgtattgaactcttttggaacttgcctatagaggcttttatgtttcctttgggagagattaggatatactgttgtcaactactttcatattgtaccctagccggcctaaacttcgcgggtcacgactagtggctatttacttatgttatatatatatctatctgttatctatctattaatctcctttatgtcttgtccgtatatcgctttcggcttcacagtttaactttttgttgtcgaaacgtgagtgatacgtcttcgcgattttatttctactcttttcaggcttctcgattaatactcctttcgaaattacctatatttatatattaaaaatctacctgagagtcgtaccaccgtaatatcattgacttatgactcgagcataaagatttgaatattagggtgttcaattatggtatcagagcagttcgtcctcgtgagcctgagggatggaactgcttatgcttcaatgcatactctgagtctgtgcttgtgctagttagggtatctaaccgatacatctagcatgaggtccatgagtgtacctttggtactttgatgcactatacttccgatattgagactgatcaacttgatatcgattgtttggtgtgtataggaaccagatggcgcctcgtggacccgGTCGGGGACGTGAGAGTGATCGTACTAGTACCCAGGAACCGGAAATCAACCCGAATAACCCGGTAAACCTTATGGCGgcgttggagaatatggctgctACTATGCAGGCCACTGCGGAGGCTTTTGGGCAACagataaacaataatggcaATGGCAGAAGTGGagctcagggcccgatgacactggcaactttcttaaaggataatccacctaagttcaagggaaccactAATCCGACTGAAGCTGATACTTGGTTTCAGGCCatggagcgagcactgcaagcacagttggtgcctgaagagcagcgtgttgaatttgctacctaTCTGTTCACGGGgaagcatcgcattggtggcaaggggctCGACGTCTCCTGCAGCAGGGGAATGATCCTATCACCTGGGGTGCCTTCCAAGTGGAGTTTTATAAGAAGTACTTCCCGAATTCTGCTAGAACGGTCAAGGAACTTGAATTACttcagctgaagcagggtataatgtccgtatctgagtatacgGATAAATTTGAGGAGTTATTCAGATTTTCTCGTATGTGTCAAGGAACCCCGGGAGACTTCAAGGAATGGAAGTGTATTAAGTATGAGGGAGGACTTCGAAGTGAAATCCTGAGCTCCGTTGGACCGATGGAGATTAGGGTCTTCTCTGAACTTGTGAACAAGAGTCGTATTGCTGAAGAATGTGTGAGGAAGGCTGTTGAGGCAAAGAATGACCGTCGGGAGTCCCGCCGCAGGGAGCACAATCAAGAATACCCAACAAGGGGTCAAGAGTTTAAGAGAAGAGGATACCCACAACGTTTTCCTCAAAGGCGAAATGACTTTGCGACGAGTGAGGAGTCCCAAAGAAACGGTAAGGGAAAACGGGCAGCGGCTGCTTCTGATGTTTCGAGCTATCAGAGATGTGGAAGTCATCACCTAAATAGGCCGTGCCGATTGGGGTTAGGCGTATGTTACAAGTGCGGGTTACCAGGGCatgtatcaagaaattgccAACAAGAAGAGAGTCTGGATGCGGACCGATTGCGACAGTAAGCTTGAGGTAATTATTATCATCAAGCTTAAAGGATAGTGCGTGATTTTA is part of the Arachis duranensis cultivar V14167 chromosome 1, aradu.V14167.gnm2.J7QH, whole genome shotgun sequence genome and encodes:
- the LOC107488759 gene encoding uncharacterized protein LOC107488759, which encodes MAPRGPGRGRESDRTSTQEPEINPNNPVNLMAALENMAATMQATAEAFGQQINNNASHWWQGARRLLQQGNDPITWGAFQVEFYKKYFPNSARTVKELELLQLKQGIMSVSEYTDKFEELFRFSRMCQGTPGDFKEWKCIKYEGGLRSEILSSVGPMEIRVFSELVNKSRIAEECVRKAVEAKNDRRESRRREHNQEYPTRGQEFKRRGYPQRFPQRRNDFATSEESQRNGKGKRAAAASDVSSYQRCGSHHLNRPCRLGLGVCYKCGLPGHVSRNCQQEESLDADRLRQ